The Polynucleobacter sp. JS-Mosq-20-D10 region AGCTAAATCCTGAAAAAGGGCGGAAATCTGCTCATCGCTGCCAACGTCGCAGTCAAAAATCAGCTCGGTATTGAATTCTTTAGCAAAATCGACAATTCGGTCTTTAAAGCGCTCACCAACGTAGGTAAAGGCCAGTTCAGCCCCTTCGCGGTGGCATGCCTTGGCAATACCATAGGCAATAGAGCGGTTAGAAAGAAGGCCGGTAATCAGAATTTTTTTGCCAGCGAGAAAGCCCATATAGTGTCCTTTGCTTCAAATATGATTTGCTATCTACAATTGTTGCATATATGCCCATGCTCCCCGCCATCCGCCAAATCCCCAATTTGCTGCTCTTAGCCTTTCTGGCTGGGGTAGCACAGAATTCGGCTCATGGTGCGCAGGGGATCGCTCAATACGGTAAACCCAAATACGCTGATGGATTTAGCCATTTTGATTACGTCAATCCCCAAGCGCCTAGGGGTGGCACCTTAACTTTGCCTAACCCCGATCGTCGCACTAGCTTTGATAAGTTCAATCCGTTTACGCTACGTGGGGTAACTGCGCCTGGTATCGCCCAGCTGATGTTTGAGTCTTTGGCGGTGGGCAGTGCGGATGAGGTCTCTAGTGCCTACGGTTTGATTGCAGAAGATATTGCAGTGGCGTCCGATAAGATGTCGGTGATGTTTCGGATTCGTCCTGAAGCAAAGTTTTCAGATGGTAATGCGATTTTGGCTGGTGATGTCAAGCACAGCTTTGATACCTTGATGAGCTCTCTTGCCAATCCACAATTTAAAACGGTGTATGCCGACGTGAAGCAGGCGGTAGTTGTCTCGGATCGAGTGATCCGCTTTGACTTTAAGAATCGCAATCCTGAATTACCAGTGATGGTAGGTACCTTGCCCATCTTCTCTCGCAACTGGGGTAAGAAACCCGATGGCACTATTACTCCATTTGATAAGTTGACTTTTGAGCACCCGATAGCAAGTGGCCCCTATGTGATCGAGTCTTATAAAGCTGGCAAGACCATGATCTTTAAACGTAACCCTAATTACTGGGCTGATCAGGGTGGTAAGCCACTCAATGTCCGTGTTGGTTTTTACAACTTTGATCGCGTGAACTACAAACTCTATAGTGATGATGCTGTTCGTTTAGAAGCCTTTAAGGCTGGAGAGTTTGACGCATTAGTAGAGTACCGCGCTAAGAATTGGGCTAAGAGTTATGTGGGCCCCAGGTTTAATGATGGCACCCTAGAAAAGAAAGCGTTTCTAAATCACAATGGCGCAGGCATGCAAGGTTTTGCAATGAATGTACGTCGACCGATTTTTCAGGATCCACGGGTACGACAAGCTTTGGGTTACGCGCTTGATTTTGAATGGTTAAATCGCCAACTCTTCTTTGAGCAATACAGTCGGATCAATAGTTACTTTACGAACAGCGATCTCAGCGCCAATTTCGATGGCCCTCGTAAACCTACTGAAGCGGAATTGAAATTACTGAAGCCCCTGAAAGCGCAATACCCTAAGTGGGTGCCTGACGCCGTCTTTGATCCAATGCCTATAGCACCCTCAACCGCTTCGCCCGATAGCTTGCGCCAGAACCTGCGCAAGGCGCGTGATTTATTAGCTCAGGCTGGTTGGCAGTACCGCGATGGTGCCTTGCGAAATATGCAGGGCGAGCCATTTCGTTTTGAGATGGTCGAAGATGGTCCATTCTTTTTGAGGGTTTTGTCATCCTATATTCGTAACTTAGAGAAGCTGGGTATTGCGGTGGATATTCGGACAAGCGATTTTGCTTTACATCAGAAACGCATGGATGAATACGATTTCGATATGACCACCATTCGTTTCCCTGATTCACAAAGCCCTGGTAATGAATTGTGGGATCGCTTTGGCAGTCAGGCCGCAAAAGAAAAAGGCTCTGACAATGTGATTGGAGTTCAATCCCCTGTGGTTGACGCCTTAGTGGATGCAGTTGTCAAAGCTCAAACCCGTGAAGAGTTGCGTGCGGCTACTAGAGCCTTAGACCGCGTGCTTTGGAATAGTTATTACGTCATTCCCCAGTGGTACAACCCAACACACCGAATCGCGTATCGTAAGGAGATGCGCTATCCAGAACCGCCTTTGTATTTCACCGCTGAATCTTGGATTCTGCTCAATTGGTGGAAAGAGGGGGCGCGTTAATGCAAGGGCAAATGTGGTCATATATTTTCAAGCGTGTGCTCTTGATGATTCCTACTCTATTAGGTGTCTTAACTCTGACATTTGCTGTGGTGCAATTTGTCCCGGGCGGCCCAGTTGAGCAGTTAATGTTGGAACTCAAAGGCAAGGGCGATGCAGCAGTCAGTGGTGCGGAGTCTTCTGGTGGTGGAAGCAACTATCGTGGTCGCCAAGGAGTGGATGCTGAGCGTTTGGCTGAGGTGAAGGCCTTGTATGGTTTTGATAAGCCGCCAGTAGAGCGCTATTTCATGATGCTGAAACGTTTTGCACAATTTGATTTGGGTCAGAGTTACTACCAACACCAAAGTGTTTGGCAATTAGTGGTCTCTAAATTACCTGTGTCTATCAGCATTGGGTTATGGACCTTTTTTCTGACGTATTTGGTATCGATACCCCTAGGTATAGCTAAGGCAGTCAGAGATGGCTCTCGCTTTGATGCGGTGACGAGTACGATGATTCTGGTGGGCTATGCCATTCCAGGTTTTGTATTGGGCGTTCTTTTGCTCGTCATTTTTGGCGGCGGCAGTTTCTTGCAAATATTCCCCTTGCGCGGGCTGACTTCAGATAATTGGGGTGAGCTCAGCATGATCGGCAAGGTAATGGATTATTTGTGGCATTTAGTTTTGCCAATTACCGCCTCAGTTTTAGGAAGCTTTGCCGTGATCACCATGCTGACTAAAAACTCCTTTCTAGAGGAGATTCGTAAGCAGTATGTATTGACTGCGAGAGCTAAAGGCCTCACCGAAAAACAAGTGCTATGGAAGCATGTGTTCCGTAACGCACTTCTTCCCTTAGTCACTGGCTTTCCGGCGGCATTTATTGGCGCCTTCTTTACCGGCTCGCTACTGATCGAAACCTTATTTTCTTTAGATGGACTCGGTTTGCTTTCCTATGAGTCCGTCATGCGACGTGACTACCCAGTGGTTTTCGGAACACTCTATCTCTTTACACTGATTGGCTTGTTTACAAAGTTGATTTCGGATCTTTGCTACGTCTACATTGATCCGCGTATCCAGTTTGGTGCGGGAGGTGGCTCATGAGTCGCTGGCACAGATTTAAAAATAGCCGCATGGGTTACGCCAGCCTATGGATCTTCATGATCCTATTTGGTCTCTCCATGGGTGCAGAGCTGATTGCGAATGACAAACCCCTGATTGTTCGCTACGAAGGAAAATTCTATTTCCCAATTGTGAAGTCACAACCTGAGCGAGTGTTTGGCGGTGACTTCGCGACGCCAACCGATTTTTTAGATCCGGATATTCGCCACAACATTACTAGTAATGGTAATTGGGCAATTTATCCGCCAATCCCCTACAGCTATGAAACACTGAATTACTTCTCAAAAGTGCCCAATCCTGCACCACCATCGTTTGATAACTGGTTAGGCACTGATGATCGTGGGCGCGATGTCTTATCTCGTTTAATTTATGGCTTTCGCCTATCGATTTTGTTTGGCTTAGCGCTGACCATTGTTGGCGTTAGCGTAGGCATCATCACTGGCTCTTTAATGGGGTTCTTTGGCGGTAAGTTTGATCTGGTTTCTCAGCGTTTGATTGAGATTTGGTCGGCGATGCCAGAGTTATATCTACTCATCATCTTTGCCTCCATCTTTAACCCGAGCATTTGGCTTCTGATTATTTTGCTAGCGGCATTTGGTTGGATGGGCCTATCTGATTATGTGCGTGCAGAGTTCTTCCGCAATCGCGCACTAGAGTACGTTCGTGCAGCCAGAGCATTGGGATTAACCAATCTACAAATCATGCGCCGTCATATTTTGCCGAATAGTTTGACACCCGTTATTACCTTTCTTCCCTTTAGAATGAGCGCGGCGATTTTGTCGCTCACCAGTTTAGATTTCTTAGGTTTAGGTGTGCCACCAGGAACGCCGAGTCTTGGTGAATTACTCTCCCAAGGAAAAAGTAATTTAGATGCGTGGTGGATTTCACTATCAACCTTTGTTGTTTTAGTAGCCACCTTACTCTTACTTACTTTTATGGGTGAGGCCTTACGTGATGCTTTTGATTCTCGTAAGTCAGGCGCGATGAGTGGAGGCCGTTCATGAGTTCCGTGAAAAGTGCTGCTCCACTCCTGCGCTATGAAGATTTTTCAATTTCTTTTGGTTCAGGTCGGCGTGAAAAATTTGCTGTGAGCCATCTTGATTTAGAAATT contains the following coding sequences:
- a CDS encoding microcin C ABC transporter permease YejB; translation: MWSYIFKRVLLMIPTLLGVLTLTFAVVQFVPGGPVEQLMLELKGKGDAAVSGAESSGGGSNYRGRQGVDAERLAEVKALYGFDKPPVERYFMMLKRFAQFDLGQSYYQHQSVWQLVVSKLPVSISIGLWTFFLTYLVSIPLGIAKAVRDGSRFDAVTSTMILVGYAIPGFVLGVLLLVIFGGGSFLQIFPLRGLTSDNWGELSMIGKVMDYLWHLVLPITASVLGSFAVITMLTKNSFLEEIRKQYVLTARAKGLTEKQVLWKHVFRNALLPLVTGFPAAFIGAFFTGSLLIETLFSLDGLGLLSYESVMRRDYPVVFGTLYLFTLIGLFTKLISDLCYVYIDPRIQFGAGGGS
- a CDS encoding ABC transporter permease — encoded protein: MSRWHRFKNSRMGYASLWIFMILFGLSMGAELIANDKPLIVRYEGKFYFPIVKSQPERVFGGDFATPTDFLDPDIRHNITSNGNWAIYPPIPYSYETLNYFSKVPNPAPPSFDNWLGTDDRGRDVLSRLIYGFRLSILFGLALTIVGVSVGIITGSLMGFFGGKFDLVSQRLIEIWSAMPELYLLIIFASIFNPSIWLLIILLAAFGWMGLSDYVRAEFFRNRALEYVRAARALGLTNLQIMRRHILPNSLTPVITFLPFRMSAAILSLTSLDFLGLGVPPGTPSLGELLSQGKSNLDAWWISLSTFVVLVATLLLLTFMGEALRDAFDSRKSGAMSGGRS
- a CDS encoding extracellular solute-binding protein, producing the protein MPMLPAIRQIPNLLLLAFLAGVAQNSAHGAQGIAQYGKPKYADGFSHFDYVNPQAPRGGTLTLPNPDRRTSFDKFNPFTLRGVTAPGIAQLMFESLAVGSADEVSSAYGLIAEDIAVASDKMSVMFRIRPEAKFSDGNAILAGDVKHSFDTLMSSLANPQFKTVYADVKQAVVVSDRVIRFDFKNRNPELPVMVGTLPIFSRNWGKKPDGTITPFDKLTFEHPIASGPYVIESYKAGKTMIFKRNPNYWADQGGKPLNVRVGFYNFDRVNYKLYSDDAVRLEAFKAGEFDALVEYRAKNWAKSYVGPRFNDGTLEKKAFLNHNGAGMQGFAMNVRRPIFQDPRVRQALGYALDFEWLNRQLFFEQYSRINSYFTNSDLSANFDGPRKPTEAELKLLKPLKAQYPKWVPDAVFDPMPIAPSTASPDSLRQNLRKARDLLAQAGWQYRDGALRNMQGEPFRFEMVEDGPFFLRVLSSYIRNLEKLGIAVDIRTSDFALHQKRMDEYDFDMTTIRFPDSQSPGNELWDRFGSQAAKEKGSDNVIGVQSPVVDALVDAVVKAQTREELRAATRALDRVLWNSYYVIPQWYNPTHRIAYRKEMRYPEPPLYFTAESWILLNWWKEGAR